From the Corythoichthys intestinalis isolate RoL2023-P3 chromosome 15, ASM3026506v1, whole genome shotgun sequence genome, one window contains:
- the LOC130930723 gene encoding rho-related GTP-binding protein RhoV-like: MSLQVLQRHEKPIWPKEELSCLLVGDGAVGKTSMIISYIFNGYNSIYRQTAFDVFTGLVHVNGVPTRLKLIDSAGQDEFGHLRSLCYAHVDVFILCFSLVNPVSFHNIISKWIPQIRGQNPTTPIVLVGTQADLCHNADVLIHLAHRCARPVGPGLAKRLARKIRAHDYMECSALTQHHLKDVFDSAIFAAMKHKHNNAKTKKISLGKCYKTFFECAWRRIFKLM, encoded by the exons atGTCACTACAGGTTCTTCAGAGGCACGAAAAGCCAATCTGGCCCAAGGAAGAGTTAAGCTGCCTCCTGGTTGGTGATGGAGCTGTGGGGAAGACGAGCATGATCATCAGCTACATCTTCAATGGATACAACAGCATATACAGGCAGACGGCTTTCGACGTGTTTACTG GTTTGGTTCATGTGAATGGAGTACCAACACGGCTTAAACTGATAGATAGTGCTGGACAG GATGAGTTTGGCCATCTTCGCTCTCTATGCTACGCCCATGTGGATGTCTTCATCCTGTGTTTCAGCCTCGTCAATCCCGTGTCTTTTCATAACATAATTTCCAAGTGGATCCCGCAGATTCGTGGCCAGAACCCCACCACTCCTATCGTCCTAGTGGGTACCCAGGCTGACCTCTGCCACAATGCCGATGTTCTAATTCATCTTGCCCACCGGTGTGCCAGACCGGTAGGACCAGGTCTGGCCAAGAGGCTGGCTCGCAAGATCCGAGCTCATGACTACATGGAGTGTTCTGCTCTGACCCAGCACCACCTCAAAGATGTGTTtgactctgccatctttgctgcCATGAAGCATAAGCACAATAATGCAAAAACCAAAAAGATTAGTTTGGGGAAATGCTATAAAACCTTTTTTGAGTGTGCATGGAGGAGAATCTTCAAATTGATGTAA